In Arthrobacter sp. CDRTa11, one DNA window encodes the following:
- a CDS encoding resuscitation-promoting factor — protein MVKIFTSSDGKLSFLKVGTQLVVLCALVLGLVAFVGNNKTITLNVDGKVTSVQTFGGTVGQVVKSAKLDLKPADRVSPSLDATVDNGTVINVNMAKAVKVSLDGAEKTVNTTAQDVGGLVTELGVASASSVSVPKDAQLSVDGSFVSITTPKTVSIVADGNVSTATTTAATVAQVLEDAGLTLGVNDRTSQPGNAHVVNNMVVKVSRVDTGKTDATTEPVPFETLTSESAELFKGDKEVTQAGAAGKVDKTFKLVLVDGREASRTLVSETVSLQPVTEKVTVGTKPKPVAAAPAATNTGAAAPAMMNEAMWDKIAQCESGGNWSINSGNGYYGGLQFSIPTWLANGGGTYGPNASVATKAQQIDIANRLFAKNGLRDWGCAWAASS, from the coding sequence ATAACAAAACCATCACGCTGAACGTTGACGGAAAAGTGACCTCGGTCCAGACCTTCGGCGGCACGGTGGGCCAGGTGGTCAAAAGTGCCAAACTGGATCTGAAGCCCGCCGACCGTGTCTCGCCGTCCCTTGATGCGACCGTGGACAACGGCACCGTCATCAACGTCAATATGGCCAAGGCTGTCAAGGTCAGCCTTGACGGTGCAGAGAAGACAGTCAACACCACGGCGCAGGATGTCGGCGGCCTCGTGACCGAACTCGGCGTGGCCAGCGCGTCATCCGTCTCTGTTCCGAAGGACGCCCAGCTGAGCGTTGATGGCTCGTTTGTCTCCATCACAACGCCGAAGACGGTCAGCATCGTCGCGGACGGCAACGTGTCCACGGCAACCACGACTGCCGCTACCGTTGCCCAGGTCCTTGAGGATGCGGGCCTGACACTCGGCGTCAACGACCGCACGTCCCAGCCTGGCAATGCCCACGTGGTCAACAACATGGTGGTCAAGGTTTCCCGCGTGGACACCGGTAAGACTGACGCCACCACCGAACCCGTTCCGTTCGAGACCCTGACCAGCGAAAGCGCAGAGTTGTTCAAGGGGGACAAGGAAGTTACCCAGGCGGGCGCGGCAGGAAAAGTAGACAAGACCTTCAAACTGGTGCTGGTTGATGGACGCGAAGCCTCCCGTACCCTGGTCTCCGAAACTGTTTCACTGCAGCCGGTCACCGAAAAAGTTACTGTAGGGACCAAGCCGAAGCCCGTGGCGGCGGCTCCTGCCGCTACGAACACCGGAGCTGCAGCCCCGGCCATGATGAACGAGGCCATGTGGGACAAGATCGCCCAGTGTGAGTCTGGGGGAAACTGGTCCATCAACAGCGGCAACGGATACTACGGCGGCCTGCAGTTTTCCATCCCCACCTGGCTTGCCAACGGTGGAGGAACCTACGGCCCCAATGCCAGCGTTGCCACCAAAGCGCAGCAGATAGACATCGCCAACAGGCTCTTCGCAAAGAACGGCCTCCGGGACTGGGGCTGTGCCTGGGCAGCGAGCAGCTAA